The stretch of DNA ACAGGCGGTTGAGCCCCTCGGGCTCCACCATGAGGAAGAGCACGATGAGCCCACCGTAGACAGCAAATCTCAAGTGAGCTACAAAGGAATGGATGTCCGATACCGGTATCACCCCCTTAAAGGTCTGCAAGACCTCCTCCAAAATGAAGGGCAGCAAAACGACGAAGGCCGTCCCATATATGGTGCCCAGGACGCTGCCCAGGCCACCGATGATGATCATGGCCAGAAAGGCTATGGACTCCACGATGCGGAAAGCCTCGATGTTGGCGTTGCCCAAGTAGTAGACCCACAGCGCCCCCGCCACCCCGGCATAGAAGGAGCTGATCATGAAGGCCAAGAGCTTGTAACGCACTATGTCCACGCCGATGAGCTCTGCCGCCACATCCCGGTCGCGGATGGCCACAAAGGCCCTGCCCAGGCGGCTGCGAGCGATGTTCAAGGCCACCACCACCGCCACTATCACCAGGGCTAGGATGAGAAAGTATTTCTCCCGCTCTGTGTCGATGGTCAACGGCCCTAGGCTGGGCCGTGGGACGATAATGCTGGACTGGAAGCCGCCCCCGATCCACTTCACATGGGTGATAATCCACTCGGTGATGAACTGGGCAGCCAGGGTAGCGAAGGCCAGATAGAACCCCTTGATGCGCACCGAAGGCAGGCCCACCAGCAATCCATACACGGAGGCGAATACCCCTCCAGCCACCAGCCCTATCCAGAAAGGCATATCAGCCCGGGAGGACATGATGGCGGCCGTGTAGCCACCCACCGCCATGAAGGCTGCATGCCCCACCGATATCTGCCCGCACAGCCCCACCAGGATGTTGAGGCCCAGGGCAGCGATAAGGTGGATGCCCACGAGGTTAGCCCATACCAACCGCTGCGTGTCCACCACAAAGGGGAGGACGAAGACGAACAACGCCAAGAACGCCCAAACAGTGATGCGGGCCAATGGCACCGTGTAAAGGGCCATGTCCGCCTGATAAGTAGTCTTGAAGACGCCACACTCCCGGTTGATCATCGCCCTACACCCGCTCGATGATCTCGCGCCCAAAGAGGCCGTAGGGGCGCACCATCAGCACCACCAGCATCAGCACGAAGGGGACGAAGTCCTTGAGCCCTCCCCCCACATGGGGGTCTAGGTAGCCAGCGGCCAAGTTCTCCGTCACCCCCACCACCAGTCCTCCGATGACGGCGCCGGCCAAAGAGTCCAGCCCTCCAAGGATGGCTGCCGGGAAGACCTTAAGCCCCAAAAGGGCCAGGTACTGGTCCACACCGATCTTGGCCCCCCATATGAGCCCCCCAGCCACGGCCGTGAGCCCTGCCAGGGCCCAGGACACGGCAAAGACGGTGCTCACCCGGATGCCCATGGCCATGGCTGCCTGTTGGTCGTCGGCCACCGCCCGGAGGGCGATGCCCACCCGCGACCGCTGGAAGAGGTAAGCGAAGGCGGCCGCTAGGAAGAGGGCGATGCCCACCCCTGCCAGGTCTACGGCCCCCACTGATATACTCCCCAGCTGCAGTGGTTTGGTGGGCAAAAGCAGGTCCAAGCTCCGCGTCTGAACTCCCCAAGTGATGGACACGAAGCCCCGCAAGAAGATTCCCAGTCCCAGGGTGGCCATGATCATGCCCACCACGGGCCGCCCGATCATGGGGCGCAGCACCCCCCTCTCCAAGACGAAGCCGAACAGCACCATCAGCGCCAGTGTGATGCCGATGCCCGCTGCCAGGGGTAGCCCATATATAGCGGTCATGGCCACCGCTAGGAAGGCGGCGAACATCAACAGCTCGCCTACAGCGAAGTTGATGACGCTGGTGGCCTTGTATATGATGACAAACCCCAAGGCCACCAAGCCGTAAATGGCCCCTAGGATGAGACCCTTCACCAGTAGGGAGAGGAAGAAGTCCATCTCTACCTCCTCGCTGGGGCCTCCACGGCCTCCCGTACATCGAAGATGGGCACCGTGCTCTTCACCTGGGCCTGCCGGCCGTCCTCATAGGTGATGGTGGCTGTCACCTCCACCTGGGAGGTATCGCTGTAGAGGGCTTCGATAAGGGGGGCGTACTTCTGGGCGATAAACCGACGGCGCACCTTTCGGGTACGGGTGATCTCCTCGTCGTCAGGGTCCAGCTCCTTGTGCAGGATGAGGAACCGACGGATGCGGGTTTCCGGCGGCAGCTCGCGGTTCACCCTTTCCACCTCGCGGTAGACCAGCTGGCCCACCTCCGGCTTCTGCGACAGGTCCATGTAGCTGGTGTAGGCCACGCCGTTCTTCTCCGCCCACTTGCCCACCGTCTGGCCATCGATGTTGATGAGGGCAGCCACGAAGGGGCGATCGGGCCCCAGGGCCACCGCCTCCTTGATGTAGGGGCTGAACTTGAGCTTGTTCTCGATCCATTGGGGGGCGAAGGTGGTGCCATCGGCCAAACGGGTAACGTCCTTGAGCCGGTCGACGATGACGAGCTGGCCATCTGGGGTGAAGAAGCCGGCGTCGCCCGTGTGCAGCCACCCATCCTCCAGGGTCTCGGCCGTGGCTTCCGGGTTCTTAAAGTAGCCTTGAAAGACCCCCGGGCTTTTCACTAACACCTCGCCCGCATCGGAGATGCGCACCTCCACCCCCGGCAGGGGCCGGCCCACAGTGTCGGCCCTTACCTCTCCGTCCCTCTGTACGGTGACGAGGGCCGAGGCCTCCGTGGCGCCATAGACCTGCTTCAGGTTGATGCCCAGGCTGCGGAAGAAGCTTATCACCTCCGGGCCGATGGCTGCCCCGCCCGTGTAGGCAAAGCGGATACGCCTCAGCCCCATGTGATCCCTTATTGGCCCGTATGCCAGGAAGTCGCCCAGCTGATAGAGGAGGCGCAGCCAGATGGGTATCCCCTTGCCCTGACCCCGCCGCGCCTCCACCGCCTGGGCTACCTTCATGGCCAAGTGGTAAACTCGCCGCTTCACCCAGTCGGCGTCCTCCATGCGCACCTGAATGGCGGCTAGGAGGTTCTCCCATATGCGGGGCGGGGCTACGATGAAGTGAGGCCCGATCTCCCGCAGGTCCCGCTGCACCGTCTCCGGTTCCTCAGGTATGTTGATGGCACATCCCACCTTGTGGGCCATGGCTACGGAGAAGAAGAAGTCCCCCACCCAGGCGATGGGCAGGTATGCCATGAGCTCGTCCTGGGGGCGGAACCTGTCCACTTGTAGCGTGAGGTCGCACACCGAGAGGACGTTGCTGTGGCTCAGCATCGCCCCCTTGGGGAAGCCGGTGGTGCCAGAAGTGTAGGCGATGATAGCGATGTCCTGCGGCTGGGTCTGCTCCACCTGCTCATCGAAGTAGTTGGGGTTCTTGCGGTCGAACTCCCGGCCCAGCTCCTGGACCTGCGCCACGCTTATGAGGATGGGGTCCTTGTAGTGGCGCATGCCCCGGGGGTCATCATAGATAAGCTTCTCCAGGTGGGGCAGACCCTCCCGCAGGGAGAGGATCTTGTCCACCTGCTCCTGGTCCTCGGCCAGGACGAACTTGGCCTCCGAGTGGTGGATGACGTACTGGACCTCGCGGGCGATGGAGTCCTGGTACAGGGGCACAGGGATCCCGCCTAGGGACTGGGCAGCTAATATGCCCCAATAGAGCTGAGGGCGGTTATCGCCGATGATGGCCAGCTTGTCCCCCCGTTGGAAGCCGAGGACGGCCAGCCCCAGGGCCAGGGCCTTGACGTTCTCATAGACATCGGCCCAGGTGTAGGTCTGCCAGATGCCGTACTCCTTCTCTCGCATAGCCGCTTTACGGCCCAGGTGACGGGCGTTGTGCAAGAGGAGCTTGGGAATGGTGTCCATGGCCTCTCACCCCCTGCGCGGTGAAACCGCTTCTCCCAGATAGGCCTTAATGGCCCGCGGGTCGTTGGCTACCTCCTCGGGCTTGCCCTCGCAGATCTTCTCCCCCAGGTCCAGGACGATGACCCGGTCGGAGATGTCCATCACCACCCCCATGTCATGCTCGATGAGGACGATGCCGATGCCCATCTCCTCCTGCACGTCCAGGATGAAGCGGGCCATATCCTCCTTCTCCTCCAAATTCATTCCCGCCATGGGCTCGTCCAGGAGGAGAAGCTCGGGCTCCAGGGCCAGAGCCCGCCCCAGCTCCACCCGCTTCTGCAGCCCGTAGGGAAGGGCGCCGGCGGGCATCTTGCGTATGTGCTCGATCTCCAGGAAGTCGATGATGCGCTCTACCACCTCCCGGTGGCGGATCTCCTCTCGTTGGGCCAGGCCCCAATACAAGGCGCAAGCGAGGGCGTTAGAGCGCATGCGCACATGCCGCCCCAGCATGATGTTGTCCAGCACCGTCATGCCCCGAAAGAGGGCCAGGTTCTGGAAGGTGCGGGCGATGCCCAGGGCGGCGATGCGGTGAGGACGCCAGCGGGTGATGTCCTGCCCTTTGAACAGGATGCGGCCACGCTGAGGGTGGTAATGCCCACATATGGCGTTGATAAGGGTGGTCTTCCCCGCCCCGTTAGGGCCCACGATGGCCAGGATCTCCCCCTTGCGGGCCTCTAAGCTGACACCCCGCAGGGCCTGCACGCCCCCGAAGGCCAGCCATACGTCTTGCACCTGAAGAAGCGCTGTCCCTTCCAAAGGACGCCTCCATCCAAATAACGTCAGGATACCCCAGTTTAAACATATAGTCAGATTTTGTGTCAAGAGGTGGGCAGCGACCGTTTCGTGCTCTTGACAGTCCCGTGGTCACTGCGCATCCTTTCCATGACGGCCTTCTTCTCAATCATGGCCTGTTAGCAAGGAGGTGAGGAGTTATGGCCCCATTGGTGCGGGTGGAGCGCGATGGCCCCGTATATGAGGTGGTGCTTAGCCGTCCTGACCGGCTCAACGCTCTGACAGCGGACATGGTGGCCCAGCTTCATGCTGCCTTGGACCAGGTGGGGGACGCGCGGGCCCTCCTTCTGTGGGGCGAGGGACGGGCCTTCTCGGCCGGACGGGACCTCTCGGAAGCGCAGCCAGGGGAGGAGGACGCTGCGCGGGTCCTGAGG from Dehalococcoidia bacterium encodes:
- a CDS encoding ABC transporter ATP-binding protein, giving the protein MEGTALLQVQDVWLAFGGVQALRGVSLEARKGEILAIVGPNGAGKTTLINAICGHYHPQRGRILFKGQDITRWRPHRIAALGIARTFQNLALFRGMTVLDNIMLGRHVRMRSNALACALYWGLAQREEIRHREVVERIIDFLEIEHIRKMPAGALPYGLQKRVELGRALALEPELLLLDEPMAGMNLEEKEDMARFILDVQEEMGIGIVLIEHDMGVVMDISDRVIVLDLGEKICEGKPEEVANDPRAIKAYLGEAVSPRRG
- a CDS encoding branched-chain amino acid ABC transporter permease; protein product: MDFFLSLLVKGLILGAIYGLVALGFVIIYKATSVINFAVGELLMFAAFLAVAMTAIYGLPLAAGIGITLALMVLFGFVLERGVLRPMIGRPVVGMIMATLGLGIFLRGFVSITWGVQTRSLDLLLPTKPLQLGSISVGAVDLAGVGIALFLAAAFAYLFQRSRVGIALRAVADDQQAAMAMGIRVSTVFAVSWALAGLTAVAGGLIWGAKIGVDQYLALLGLKVFPAAILGGLDSLAGAVIGGLVVGVTENLAAGYLDPHVGGGLKDFVPFVLMLVVLMVRPYGLFGREIIERV
- a CDS encoding branched-chain amino acid ABC transporter permease; its protein translation is MINRECGVFKTTYQADMALYTVPLARITVWAFLALFVFVLPFVVDTQRLVWANLVGIHLIAALGLNILVGLCGQISVGHAAFMAVGGYTAAIMSSRADMPFWIGLVAGGVFASVYGLLVGLPSVRIKGFYLAFATLAAQFITEWIITHVKWIGGGFQSSIIVPRPSLGPLTIDTEREKYFLILALVIVAVVVALNIARSRLGRAFVAIRDRDVAAELIGVDIVRYKLLAFMISSFYAGVAGALWVYYLGNANIEAFRIVESIAFLAMIIIGGLGSVLGTIYGTAFVVLLPFILEEVLQTFKGVIPVSDIHSFVAHLRFAVYGGLIVLFLMVEPEGLNRLWRNVKDYFRVWPFPY
- a CDS encoding AMP-binding protein, translating into MDTIPKLLLHNARHLGRKAAMREKEYGIWQTYTWADVYENVKALALGLAVLGFQRGDKLAIIGDNRPQLYWGILAAQSLGGIPVPLYQDSIAREVQYVIHHSEAKFVLAEDQEQVDKILSLREGLPHLEKLIYDDPRGMRHYKDPILISVAQVQELGREFDRKNPNYFDEQVEQTQPQDIAIIAYTSGTTGFPKGAMLSHSNVLSVCDLTLQVDRFRPQDELMAYLPIAWVGDFFFSVAMAHKVGCAINIPEEPETVQRDLREIGPHFIVAPPRIWENLLAAIQVRMEDADWVKRRVYHLAMKVAQAVEARRGQGKGIPIWLRLLYQLGDFLAYGPIRDHMGLRRIRFAYTGGAAIGPEVISFFRSLGINLKQVYGATEASALVTVQRDGEVRADTVGRPLPGVEVRISDAGEVLVKSPGVFQGYFKNPEATAETLEDGWLHTGDAGFFTPDGQLVIVDRLKDVTRLADGTTFAPQWIENKLKFSPYIKEAVALGPDRPFVAALINIDGQTVGKWAEKNGVAYTSYMDLSQKPEVGQLVYREVERVNRELPPETRIRRFLILHKELDPDDEEITRTRKVRRRFIAQKYAPLIEALYSDTSQVEVTATITYEDGRQAQVKSTVPIFDVREAVEAPARR